GTTTGCAGGTCACTTTTGTCTTTTTGGTATATCCAGCACTTGTATTATGTTATGCTGGACAAGCAGCATTTTTTTCCAAGCACCTTGGTACTTCAGATGATGTTGCTCATCTTAGTGAATCTATAACACATAGTAAGTTTAGTAAATGGTTTTATAATTATGTTAGTGGCTTGTTCCTTAAGATTTCTAATCCTCAATTATCAATTACTCAGGACACCTTCAACGTATATTCACAATTTTGTCCCTTTTTGCTTCCCTCGTGGGTAGCCAAGCAACCATTACGGCAACTTTTTCCATCATAAACCAGTGCCAAGCACTTGCTTGCTTTCCGAGAGTCAATGTTATCCACACATCCGAAAAAGTACATGGACAGGTTTATGTTCCTGATGCAAATTGGTTGATCATGGTCCTTAGCCTCACAATCTTGATAGGCTTTCGAGACATATCAGCTATTGCAAACGCTACAGGTATAGTTTATACATTGATCAAAACTGTATCTCTGTTGTTTTAAGCAGTACACAGTCATGCAAAGCTTCTAATGCATGCAACTCTGGCTCCCACTATATTAGTTAGTATTAGATTAGAATTATAGGGGCCATATTGTTACTAGGACTAATATTATTTTCATCATATTTCATAAactttttgctcatttttctccCAGGTTTAGCTGTTATTTATGGAATGCTAGTGACAACTTGTCTTATGTCGCTAATTATAGCACTGCAATGGGAGAAGACCGCTGTGTTTCTCTCTGtgtcatttttgttgttgtttggttCGATTGAGGCAATATACCTATCATCGTGTTTCTTGAACTTTTCCAAGGGAGCTTGGTGTATTGTTGCTCTGTCATTGATTTTTATGACAGTCATGGTCTCTTGGCACTATGGTACTATAAAGAAGCATGAATTCGACATAGAGAACAAGGTGACTGTGGACTGGCTGACAGAACTTAGTCCTGGACTTGGTGTATCAAGAGTGGCCGGAATTGGATTCGTTCATAGTAATATTGTGACAGGAATCCCAGCTTTCTTCTCTCACTTCATTACCAACATCCCTGCATTCCATCAAGTGCTGATTTTAGTGTCCTTTAAGTCATTGCATGTGCCATTCGTTCCCAAAAATGAACGATATCTTATTGGCAGGATCGGTCATAAAGAATACAAGATATATAGGTGCATTGTTCGATATGGATATCGTGATCATGTAAGGAATATAAATGATTTCGAGGATCAGATTATTAGCTCGATAGGTGAATTCATTGCCAGAGAGGAACAACATCATGAACTGTTGTTTTTGGAAGAGGGAAGGATGATCATTTTGGGAAGCCGAATGACCGATGGAAATGTATTGGTACCTGTTGTTGTTGGAGGTGAACAAAGTGGAAGTGGTCAACATGTAGCAGATATTGAAAATCCTACTACTACTACAACAAAGAGGAAAAAAGTAAGATTTATGTTGCCTGCAAATAGTCCTAAAATGAATCCATCAGTAAGGAAAGAACTTCAACAACTTGTGGATGCCAGGGAAAGTGGCACTGCTTACTTTATGGGCCATTCACACTTAAAAGTACGCAAAGGGTCGAACTTTGTAAAGCAATTTCTTGTGAAGGTTTATGCATTTCTGGATAAGAACTGCAGAGAGCCTCCAGTTGCATTAGATATACCTCATGCTGCCCTTTTGGAGGTTGGAATGGTGTATACAATATAATTTGCTACTGAAACAATGAATACATTATGGCCTAGACGTCGTAGAGAATTGAGAATTCCATGTTTTTTAATTCTTTGAATTGGAATGGCATCAATAAAAATTTAATAGCTTGCAACGACAACAATGTAAAACACATTGTACATCATAAATAATTTTAgcgataatttttttaatttacgaGTGCAGGCCAGGTAAAAAGATGTCCATATCACGATCCGGAGACTTCTAGTCTCTTTATCACTAAACCATAATTTAATCACTCGGGTACATCGACATGCATCAGACATTTTTTAATTATCAATCGCCGATTTTAAAATGACTTACACTTTTTATACCTTTTCTCCTAAATTAAAGTTAAATATATTTGCTTTAGTATAGAAAATGATGGAATGAGTGGGGAAGGACCATTAATTCATTATCTCAACCTTATAACAAAGAGTATAAAATTTTGAGTTTTCCACGCAATTAGGATTTGAGAATTCTTCTTTCATTTCaatctttcaattttttttaacttgCTTTAGAAACTAAGACCCTTTTTAATCATAATACTGTCTGTTTTACTTTTTGCATATGAAATCAAAATGGGACAAGCAATGTGTATACATGGTACGTATTAATCTTATACTACTAAGATAAAATCAAGAACGTTCATATTTGGCAGCAGCCTTTTATGGTATAATCAAAAGTTCATTTATGAATTCATCTAATATTGTTTTCTATTTCCTTGATTGATAGCGATATTGCATACAACACGTTCCACAAATATgtagcaaaagagaaaaaaacaatGGTACCAAACATCTTGGTTCAATCATAGCAATTAATTAACAAACATAATTTATGAGATTATAATTGAGATACGTAGAGGCTGTTGGGAGAACAGTATCTGCAAAACCTTAAAGTTTAGACCGTCGTTATATAATGTGATTATTATTTCCTAGGCAAAAGCAAATGAATCTCATATATccaagaatttcagattttagtTTCAACCTGAGTTTCTTGAGCTATTCTGTCTATCGACAGAGGTGGATCTAAGATTTTAAGATAATATATGCACTTTTGTGTAAAGATGGATCTAGAATTTATTACATTTGACGGATTTAACTTTAGTCTCTTACCATGAAATCACTATACTTTTAAAGTTATAGGTtcaaaattatattattattattattattattattattattattattattattattattattattttgaaactTTAGTAATTTtcacatatgtatatatactccATGTGAAAACAAGACCGTCCGAAGTTGGATTTGAATCGCCAATTTCGCGTGTAGAGGTGCACCCAATAATTATTGCTCCATAGGATTctttaatccatatatatatatttaagtaattttaaaaaaaatataacattgTTATACATAGGTTAAGGAAAGAAGTATGGGTTCGCGTAAACTCATACTCCTTAACCTAGATACGCCCTTGCCTATTGAATTAAGTTTTTGAGTTAGATGTTCAGAAATTCAGATTAATTCACATGATCGACATAAGTTATATCCATGTAAGGAAAAACACATTATGCTAATTAACATGTCACCAGCATTTACAAATTTAAGAAAAACATAGAACTATTGGATacttttcatttcatttatacAATACAGATAAAATGACAACACACCAGGAAAGGAAAAGCCAAGCTAGTAAAGCAAAGCAAAGAGAAGCATATCCTGAATTCATCAGCCATTAGCAGCAAATTAAATTGATCTTCTCAATATACCTGTAAGAGCCGAAACTTGCTATAACTTTAGCTCGGAACCACAAAAGTACTGTACTCACTTTTTTGAAAAGATCGGGCTCGAAATTATTGGAAGAATTCTTAACGTAAGAAGAACAAGTATTAATGGCCCCAAACTCTATCATTGATGCAAATTGCAAGCTTTAATCGGTCCCTTTGTCATTTCTGGACTGATTTCTGCCTCATTTTGTACAGAAAATGACACAGAATAAAAATCCTCCATAGAAATAAAGCACGAGTTGTACATGTAATATAGTGCTCCTAAGGATTGGTTGATGACATAATAAAAGTGCCTCCTGGGACCCTTGAACTTTTAAGATATTGCCATAGCATCATCACTCCTCTGCTTTTTCGcactttaattaaatatttgTCCAAATACATTATacatagagaaaaaaaaaaagatcttatATTTCAATGTTGCATGCACCAACTTTAATAATTCCCATCCCTTGCCTATATAAACATGTCAAGCAAACCCTCCTCACTTCACAGCCAAGTAGAAAACTTGATTGTCTTTTGCAAATCTAGCATTTTGTGTGAGAGACAGAGTGCTAGAGATTTGCAATTCTTTGgctagaaaatacaaaaaagagaTGGCTGGTATTTCTGGTCACTGGGCTTTTGCCTTTGGTGTCCTTGGTAAATATAAACATGTTTTCTTCCTAAAATATATATGTTCAATGTGTTGAGGTTAAACTCAtcgtctcttttctttttcttttgcaattTGCAGGTAACATCGTCTCGTTCATTGTGTTCCTTTCTCCACTGTGAGTCTCCAGCCATAtacatttatttttttgaaatgttCAGTTTATTTGACTTGTAATCTGACTGACACCATAATTTCCTAATTGCAGGCCCACGTTTTATAGTATATTCAAGAAGAAATCAACAGAAGGCTATCAATCAATTCCATACGTGGTTGCGCTCTTTAGTTCCATGCTTTGGATTTACTATGCACTTCTCAAGACCAACACTACACTCCTCATCACTATAAATTCCTTTGGGGTCTTCATTGAAACTATCTACGTTGGTTTCTACCTTTTCTACGCGCCAAAGAAAGCCAAGGTAAGGTTTTACAAGACATCTAGTTAAGCAGTTATTTTTTTCAATCTTTCCTCTTTCTAAAGCAAGAAAATTACATGTAATTTATTAATGCAGGTCCAAACTGTGAAGATGCTCCTATTATCTGTAGTGGGTGGCTTTGGTGCTATTGTTCTTGTTACCCAATTTCTATTCAAAGGAGCAGTTCGAGGGCAAATAGTTGGATGGATTTGCCTTGTGTTTTCCTTGTGTGTGTTTGTAGCACCCTTAGGCATTGTGGTGAGCTTTTACATACAAATATTTCAAAACGTGGTCGCCTTCTCGTTTTTTCTCCCATGCATGAAGAAAATAATGCTgatgatttttatcattttatgCAGAGAAAAGTAATAAAAACAAAGAGTGTGGAATACATGCCATTACTCCTATCAGTGTTTCTCACATTAAGTGCAGTGATGTGGTTCTTCTATGGTCTTCTACTTAAGGACATCAACATAGCTGTAAGTTCTTTAATTGCATGTATCCACGTTTACGTACGTAAGATTTCTTGGATCTTATCAATGTAAGTCATACGTGTACTTTACTTGTTATCTTATATAGGCACCAAACGTATTGGGATTCATCTTTGGTATTCTCCAAATAGTTCTCTACGCAATATACAGCAAAAAGGAGAAGGCCATCTTAAAGGAGCAAAAACTTCCAGAGATACAAAAGCCAGCAGTCATAGTGGTGGATGAGAACATGAACAGTAAAAAGCTTCCAGAACTGACACAGGAACAGATTATTGACATAGTGAAGCTTGGATTACTGGTTTGCTCAGATAAAGTTAACGTAGCCTCTCGTCCACATGATACTACTTGTGGAGTTAAAGCACCTAAAGTAGAAAACATGCCCAAGCTGCAAACTGTAGAAGCCTAGGACAGTTACTTAATGTCAGGCTTGGAATTAGCATTGATTTCAGTGCAGCATATATATAGTTTACCTAATTAATCCTGGTGTGTTTGTACACATGTTATCTCTATATAAGCTCATATATAGTTTGTGTAAGCTTTCTCTTGGCATGtcctataaaataataaaatggtCATCttgatctatatatatataagaggctAGGCGTGAATGTTTTCTCTTACAGCAATAAATTAAAGGTAACTAGTTACTATAGTTTATCCCTGTTAATTCCTAAGCGTTAAAAGTGTATGTTTGCTGTATCGTTTGATACACTATCACTATACATCTAGGCATGATAGAATCTTTAACTAAACTCGTATAGAATTAGGCCCATAGAGGTAAAGGATGCCATAAAAATTATAAAGATTAAAAATGCCCCATAGTATATATCTTCATAGAGGTCTGAAAATGTCTTGAATAGGTTGGAGAATGATCACTTATACTATTTAATGTTATACTTGCCTGACAAGTGGAAAAAGTACCTTGATTCCAATTTataagaacaaaaagaaaatattctGAACTTGTAACATCATATAAACGTACGTGTCATACGACAAAACTGTAGGATAAAATGACAAATTATGCATCTA
This sequence is a window from Nicotiana sylvestris chromosome 3, ASM39365v2, whole genome shotgun sequence. Protein-coding genes within it:
- the LOC104243017 gene encoding bidirectional sugar transporter SWEET12-like — protein: MAGISGHWAFAFGVLGNIVSFIVFLSPLPTFYSIFKKKSTEGYQSIPYVVALFSSMLWIYYALLKTNTTLLITINSFGVFIETIYVGFYLFYAPKKAKVQTVKMLLLSVVGGFGAIVLVTQFLFKGAVRGQIVGWICLVFSLCVFVAPLGIVRKVIKTKSVEYMPLLLSVFLTLSAVMWFFYGLLLKDINIAAPNVLGFIFGILQIVLYAIYSKKEKAILKEQKLPEIQKPAVIVVDENMNSKKLPELTQEQIIDIVKLGLLVCSDKVNVASRPHDTTCGVKAPKVENMPKLQTVEA
- the LOC104243018 gene encoding potassium transporter 10-like isoform X3, coding for MHQEEGTPSKMKVESRARRAIGRYKSSHYLMLFLALLGSCMIICDGIFTPALSVLSATSDLRRSLSKLAARFTSSEKARHSIDKYLKRYIPVPAACAILVCLFMLQRYGTNRVGVIFAPIVIIWLMFISGFGIYNIIHHPQILWAISPAYMFRFIKKIDISSWKLLSSIVLCIAGSEAMFADLGHFSKRSIKVTFVFLVYPALVLCYAGQAAFFSKHLGTSDDVAHLSESITHRHLQRIFTILSLFASLVGSQATITATFSIINQCQALACFPRVNVIHTSEKVHGQVYVPDANWLIMVLSLTILIGFRDISAIANATGLAVIYGMLVTTCLMSLIIALQWEKTAVFLSVSFLLLFGSIEAIYLSSCFLNFSKGAWCIVALSLIFMTVMVSWHYGTIKKHEFDIENKVTVDWLTELSPGLGVSRVAGIGFVHSNIVTGIPAFFSHFITNIPAFHQVLILVSFKSLHVPFVPKNERYLIGRIGHKEYKIYRCIVRYGYRDHVRNINDFEDQIISSIGEFIAREEQHHELLFLEEGRMIILGSRMTDGNVLVPVVVGGEQSGSGQHVADIENPTTTTTKRKKVRFMLPANSPKMNPSVRKELQQLVDARESGTAYFMGHSHLKVRKGSNFVKQFLVKVYAFLDKNCREPPVALDIPHAALLEVGMVYTI
- the LOC104243018 gene encoding potassium transporter 25-like isoform X2, producing the protein MDPSLSPTSIYYAIKKETWRRTVVLSFQTLGILYGRLSTAPLYVFGSINPSDIKSGQQIYELFSFVFWTLTFIPLLKYAFIILKADDNGEGGTFALYSLLCRHANVGLLPSDISTTELMHQEEGTPSKMKVESRARRAIGRYKSSHYLMLFLALLGSCMIICDGIFTPALSVLSATSDLRRSLSKLAARFTSSEKARHSIDKYLKRCSEAMFADLGHFSKRSIKVTFVFLVYPALVLCYAGQAAFFSKHLGTSDDVAHLSESITHRHLQRIFTILSLFASLVGSQATITATFSIINQCQALACFPRVNVIHTSEKVHGQVYVPDANWLIMVLSLTILIGFRDISAIANATGLAVIYGMLVTTCLMSLIIALQWEKTAVFLSVSFLLLFGSIEAIYLSSCFLNFSKGAWCIVALSLIFMTVMVSWHYGTIKKHEFDIENKVTVDWLTELSPGLGVSRVAGIGFVHSNIVTGIPAFFSHFITNIPAFHQVLILVSFKSLHVPFVPKNERYLIGRIGHKEYKIYRCIVRYGYRDHVRNINDFEDQIISSIGEFIAREEQHHELLFLEEGRMIILGSRMTDGNVLVPVVVGGEQSGSGQHVADIENPTTTTTKRKKVRFMLPANSPKMNPSVRKELQQLVDARESGTAYFMGHSHLKVRKGSNFVKQFLVKVYAFLDKNCREPPVALDIPHAALLEVGMVYTI
- the LOC104243018 gene encoding potassium transporter 25-like isoform X1, with the translated sequence MDPSLSPTSIYYAIKKETWRRTVVLSFQTLGILYGRLSTAPLYVFGSINPSDIKSGQQIYELFSFVFWTLTFIPLLKYAFIILKADDNGEGGTFALYSLLCRHANVGLLPSDISTTELMHQEEGTPSKMKVESRARRAIGRYKSSHYLMLFLALLGSCMIICDGIFTPALSVLSATSDLRRSLSKLAARFTSSEKARHSIDKYLKRYIPVPAACAILVCLFMLQRYGTNRVGVIFAPIVIIWLMFISGFGIYNIIHHPQILWAISPAYMFRFIKKIDISSWKLLSSIVLCIAGSEAMFADLGHFSKRSIKVTFVFLVYPALVLCYAGQAAFFSKHLGTSDDVAHLSESITHRHLQRIFTILSLFASLVGSQATITATFSIINQCQALACFPRVNVIHTSEKVHGQVYVPDANWLIMVLSLTILIGFRDISAIANATGLAVIYGMLVTTCLMSLIIALQWEKTAVFLSVSFLLLFGSIEAIYLSSCFLNFSKGAWCIVALSLIFMTVMVSWHYGTIKKHEFDIENKVTVDWLTELSPGLGVSRVAGIGFVHSNIVTGIPAFFSHFITNIPAFHQVLILVSFKSLHVPFVPKNERYLIGRIGHKEYKIYRCIVRYGYRDHVRNINDFEDQIISSIGEFIAREEQHHELLFLEEGRMIILGSRMTDGNVLVPVVVGGEQSGSGQHVADIENPTTTTTKRKKVRFMLPANSPKMNPSVRKELQQLVDARESGTAYFMGHSHLKVRKGSNFVKQFLVKVYAFLDKNCREPPVALDIPHAALLEVGMVYTI